In Salisediminibacterium beveridgei, one DNA window encodes the following:
- a CDS encoding type IA DNA topoisomerase — protein MKLIIAEKPDQGAKLAAPFQHTKQKDHIRIESCPLFPEGAVVVWAVGHLCELVPPETYSSEWKKWHLDTLPMIPKSFQFRISKGKNQAYQTIKHFIHDQSVTEIVHAGDAEREGEAIIRLILDQAGNRKPLSRLWISSLTKNAVIKGFEQLKDGDKTKDLYEEALSRTFADWLVGMNASRAYTLQLKAHGINDVYSIGRVQTPTLALIVKREAEILEFVSKPFWEVHAEFQHANGRYWAVWQKENDPRILNGVMAERIQSFCEGKPARIETVTEESKKVHAPAFYNLSALQAMMNKRRKFSPKHTLDIAQKLYVKGYLSYPRTDSRYITTQEEELLPGILGTLSQQDPFKQILPAPFQTIQNRARFVDSTKVKDHYAIMPTEQIPDMKKLSEDERLIYQTVAESIIAAFYPPLEMSYTEINTIVDERAHFTSKGKSVISKGWRKVIPFPEKDKEQALLPVCSKGDPVNGKEFFVEESKTKPPKRYTEGELITLMKTAGKHIDDKELIHVLNQTQGLGTEATRANIISVLQNRQYITIIKNTVQPTAKGMLLIKALGSSILVSPEMTAKWEKQLDLIGSGQYDAAVFMTAIYKMITDIVSESHHHAETWSFTEQEQAALPVRQSKWDKKKRRKAPVGKCPICDEQVIDKGTFYGCSTYQTSGCSFTLSKTILTKKLSLSTVQKMLKDGESPLIEGFKSKGKTFSASLRWNQTENRFAFTFSQATNMTR, from the coding sequence ATGAAACTGATCATCGCGGAAAAGCCCGATCAGGGCGCTAAACTTGCTGCACCGTTTCAACATACCAAACAAAAAGATCATATCCGCATCGAATCATGTCCACTGTTTCCTGAAGGCGCCGTTGTCGTTTGGGCTGTTGGACACTTATGTGAATTAGTTCCGCCTGAAACATATTCATCAGAATGGAAAAAATGGCATCTGGATACTTTGCCGATGATTCCAAAATCTTTTCAATTCCGAATTTCCAAAGGCAAAAATCAAGCTTATCAGACCATAAAACACTTTATTCATGATCAATCAGTAACAGAAATTGTGCATGCAGGTGATGCCGAACGCGAAGGAGAAGCGATCATCAGACTCATTCTTGATCAGGCGGGCAATCGAAAGCCTTTAAGCCGTTTATGGATTTCTTCTTTGACTAAGAACGCTGTCATCAAAGGGTTTGAACAACTCAAAGATGGAGATAAGACAAAGGACCTTTATGAGGAAGCGCTCTCGAGAACTTTTGCCGACTGGCTGGTTGGCATGAACGCTTCAAGGGCATATACACTGCAGTTGAAGGCTCACGGCATCAATGATGTTTATTCTATCGGCCGCGTTCAGACACCAACTCTCGCATTGATTGTTAAACGGGAAGCAGAGATTCTTGAATTTGTTTCCAAACCTTTTTGGGAAGTACATGCAGAATTTCAACACGCCAATGGCCGTTATTGGGCGGTTTGGCAGAAAGAAAACGACCCAAGAATCTTAAACGGAGTCATGGCTGAACGGATTCAATCTTTTTGTGAAGGGAAACCTGCAAGAATTGAAACAGTGACAGAAGAGAGTAAAAAAGTACATGCACCGGCATTTTATAATTTATCGGCTTTGCAGGCAATGATGAATAAACGAAGGAAATTTTCGCCTAAACACACATTGGATATCGCACAAAAGCTTTATGTGAAAGGTTACCTGTCTTATCCGAGAACAGATTCAAGATACATAACCACCCAAGAGGAAGAGCTTTTACCTGGAATTCTTGGAACGCTTTCTCAACAGGATCCCTTCAAACAGATTCTCCCAGCTCCCTTCCAAACGATCCAGAACAGGGCACGATTTGTAGATTCCACAAAAGTCAAAGATCACTATGCGATTATGCCAACAGAACAGATCCCCGACATGAAAAAGCTCAGTGAAGATGAACGTCTGATTTATCAAACCGTCGCAGAAAGCATCATTGCTGCATTTTATCCACCGTTGGAAATGAGCTACACGGAAATCAACACGATTGTAGATGAGCGCGCACACTTCACATCAAAAGGAAAGTCTGTGATTTCCAAAGGGTGGCGTAAAGTGATTCCTTTCCCGGAAAAAGACAAAGAGCAGGCTCTGTTACCTGTCTGCTCAAAAGGGGACCCTGTAAACGGTAAAGAATTCTTTGTCGAGGAGAGCAAAACAAAACCTCCGAAACGCTATACGGAGGGAGAATTGATCACATTAATGAAAACAGCGGGAAAACACATCGACGATAAAGAACTGATTCATGTGCTAAACCAGACACAGGGCCTGGGTACCGAAGCTACTCGAGCAAACATCATCAGCGTTCTTCAGAATCGTCAATACATCACGATTATTAAAAATACCGTTCAACCGACAGCAAAAGGGATGCTCCTGATCAAGGCATTGGGCTCCTCGATACTCGTTTCCCCGGAAATGACTGCGAAATGGGAAAAGCAATTGGATCTGATTGGAAGCGGCCAATACGATGCAGCCGTTTTTATGACTGCAATCTATAAAATGATTACAGATATTGTTTCAGAATCCCACCATCATGCTGAAACCTGGTCCTTCACTGAGCAAGAGCAAGCGGCTCTGCCTGTAAGACAGTCTAAATGGGACAAAAAGAAGCGCAGGAAGGCACCTGTCGGCAAGTGCCCCATTTGCGATGAGCAAGTGATCGATAAGGGGACCTTCTATGGGTGCAGTACTTATCAAACAAGCGGGTGCTCCTTTACATTGTCAAAAACCATTTTGACAAAGAAATTGTCATTATCGACCGTACAGAAAATGTTGAAGGATGGGGAATCTCCGCTTATCGAAGGTTTTAAAAGTAAAGGAAAAACATTCTCAGCATCATTGAGGTGGAATCAAACAGAAAATCGTTTCGCATTTACTTTTTCGCAAGCGACGAATATGACACGTTAA
- a CDS encoding metallophosphoesterase, with the protein MKKIKISLYISTFLITYVVLHVYFAYVVHVYLQATGSKDLFVPLIILFTLFGFLFPVGQMVQSLRIFKTFGAMWFGFIQFALVVFPALHITVLVSSEIFLERQNAVLIAGTVAVIMLMFYLFLGIYQAYSPVTKSYQIKLDYHDQNRKELKIALVTDTHFGPLAGSRSVKKLTDMLMNEQPELILFAGDVVDDDPAFFKQHDLSRYFKELNPSMGMFGVLGNHEYYGGKRDEIVKILEESGIKMLLDDQVTLDNDLIIIGRKDRTDKRRKSVQDLMTGVLNNANLPVLMMDHQPSELSMMTDYPVDVTVSGHTHKGQIWPNQMFTRKIFPLDYGYRQFGNMHSIVSSGFGFWGPPIRIGSRAELVLINVSYSSLAKK; encoded by the coding sequence ATGAAAAAAATTAAAATCTCACTTTATATTTCAACCTTTTTAATCACTTACGTAGTGTTGCATGTCTATTTTGCATATGTTGTGCATGTCTATTTACAAGCCACAGGTTCAAAGGATCTTTTTGTCCCATTGATAATACTATTTACTTTGTTCGGGTTTTTATTTCCTGTCGGTCAGATGGTGCAGTCTCTTCGGATATTTAAAACCTTTGGAGCCATGTGGTTCGGTTTTATCCAGTTTGCACTCGTTGTCTTCCCTGCACTCCACATCACTGTGCTCGTAAGCAGCGAAATATTTCTTGAAAGACAAAATGCTGTCCTGATTGCGGGAACAGTGGCGGTCATAATGCTGATGTTCTATCTCTTTCTTGGAATTTATCAGGCATACAGTCCTGTAACGAAGTCCTACCAGATTAAATTGGATTATCATGATCAAAACAGAAAAGAACTGAAAATTGCATTGGTGACGGATACGCATTTTGGTCCATTGGCAGGTTCACGGTCTGTTAAGAAACTGACAGATATGCTGATGAATGAACAGCCAGAACTTATCTTGTTTGCAGGTGATGTTGTAGATGATGATCCGGCGTTCTTTAAACAGCATGATCTATCCAGGTATTTTAAAGAATTGAATCCTTCTATGGGGATGTTCGGAGTTCTTGGAAATCATGAATACTACGGCGGAAAGCGTGATGAGATTGTAAAGATCCTCGAGGAGAGCGGAATTAAGATGCTTCTCGATGATCAAGTCACGCTCGATAATGATTTGATAATAATTGGTCGTAAAGACCGGACGGATAAACGCAGGAAATCCGTCCAGGACTTAATGACAGGTGTTCTGAACAATGCGAACCTGCCTGTCTTGATGATGGATCATCAGCCATCTGAATTGAGTATGATGACAGACTATCCGGTTGACGTAACTGTATCAGGTCATACACATAAAGGACAGATTTGGCCAAATCAGATGTTCACCCGCAAGATTTTCCCGTTGGATTATGGATACAGACAATTCGGGAATATGCACAGCATTGTATCATCCGGATTCGGTTTTTGGGGTCCTCCCATCAGAATCGGTTCGCGCGCAGAACTGGTCTTGATTAACGTGTCATATTCGTCGCTTGCGAAAAAGTAA
- a CDS encoding MOSC domain-containing protein, with amino-acid sequence MTGRVEAIWLKRMKQGPMDPVNSAEAIANQGLKGNANQRGKRQVTILEAENWEYATGQLNAELPPSKRRANILVRGISLKERRQSILMIGNVRIQIYGETKPCEQMEAAQSGLKEALNTEWRGGAYGVVLNDGRINQGDTVSFET; translated from the coding sequence ATGACCGGTAGGGTGGAAGCGATATGGTTGAAGCGTATGAAACAAGGTCCCATGGATCCAGTGAATTCTGCAGAAGCCATTGCAAATCAGGGGCTGAAAGGAAATGCAAACCAAAGAGGTAAAAGACAAGTGACTATTTTGGAAGCAGAAAACTGGGAATATGCCACTGGACAATTAAATGCAGAGCTCCCCCCATCGAAAAGAAGAGCTAATATTCTGGTCCGGGGTATCTCTTTAAAAGAACGCAGACAATCTATTCTTATGATCGGTAACGTCCGAATTCAGATCTATGGAGAAACCAAACCTTGTGAGCAGATGGAAGCTGCTCAATCGGGCCTCAAAGAAGCATTAAACACAGAGTGGCGCGGCGGTGCATATGGCGTTGTGTTAAATGATGGCCGGATTAATCAAGGTGATACAGTTTCATTTGAAACGTAA
- a CDS encoding pepsin/retropepsin-like aspartic protease family protein, producing the protein MIIDTCAPFTKLSLKKGREMGLTEGVTEMTIHSFSVGPLKVSEFTVQFEDIEADGIIGLDFLKKTGAKINLDAMTISSSRT; encoded by the coding sequence ATGATCATTGACACTTGTGCACCGTTTACAAAGCTGTCCTTAAAAAAAGGCAGGGAAATGGGACTGACCGAAGGTGTGACTGAAATGACAATCCATTCGTTCAGTGTCGGACCATTAAAAGTGAGTGAGTTTACAGTACAATTTGAAGATATTGAAGCAGATGGCATCATAGGATTGGATTTCCTGAAAAAAACCGGCGCAAAAATTAACCTCGACGCCATGACGATTTCCAGTTCAAGGACTTAA
- a CDS encoding KOW motif-containing protein: MSDQSQEKEQPILNSGDAVEITAGDYKGKTAKVISSYTNSISVELDEKEPDGSHPRTVLKHSEYNLI, encoded by the coding sequence ATGTCTGACCAATCGCAAGAAAAAGAACAGCCAATTCTGAATTCTGGAGACGCAGTTGAAATTACCGCAGGTGACTACAAAGGGAAAACAGCCAAGGTGATTTCCTCGTACACGAATTCTATTTCCGTGGAACTTGATGAAAAAGAGCCCGACGGTTCACATCCAAGAACAGTTTTAAAACATTCGGAATACAACTTAATTTAA
- a CDS encoding flavodoxin domain-containing protein, which yields MRNLIVYCSTHGTVKKIAEYIRDTIPETEIIDLEHQRARDIEEYDSIIIGASVHMGLLNRHIRQFVSRNETLLLEKKLGIILCCMHEDMQAQLQFENSFPETLRSHATATAMPGGELQFSKMNYLQRMIVKKVTGTDQDQFTLDHQIIESFIQKMKDPAAQNSD from the coding sequence ATGAGGAATCTGATTGTTTATTGCAGCACACATGGAACAGTTAAAAAGATTGCTGAATACATTCGAGACACTATCCCTGAAACAGAAATCATTGATTTAGAACATCAGAGGGCCCGAGATATCGAAGAGTATGATTCGATCATTATCGGGGCTTCTGTGCATATGGGCCTGTTGAACCGACATATCAGACAATTTGTAAGTCGAAATGAAACATTACTTCTCGAGAAAAAACTTGGGATCATATTGTGCTGCATGCATGAAGATATGCAGGCTCAACTTCAGTTCGAAAACAGTTTTCCCGAAACACTCCGGAGTCATGCAACGGCGACTGCAATGCCTGGAGGGGAGCTGCAGTTTTCCAAAATGAATTACCTGCAACGAATGATTGTAAAAAAAGTAACAGGTACCGATCAGGATCAGTTCACCCTCGATCATCAGATCATAGAATCATTCATTCAAAAAATGAAAGATCCTGCTGCGCAGAATTCCGACTAA
- the speD gene encoding adenosylmethionine decarboxylase, which produces MSLTPEQRIQLHEFNNLTKSLSFNMYDVCYTKTKEERKRYMKYIDKHYSADRLTKILKDVAEMIGAHVLNIAKQDYEPQGASVTMLVSEGPVDGAPESAFEESPGPIPQTTLMHLDKSHITVHTYPEYNPVEDISTFRADIDVSTCGEISPLKALNYLIHSFDTDVMTMDYRVRGFTRDVNGVKYFIDHDINSIQNYIPKEIKDQFHMFDVNIYQENIFHTKCKLKEFEIDNYLFGYEESDLTKVQQKLITQKIQHEMNEIYYGKNMIRET; this is translated from the coding sequence GTGAGTTTAACACCGGAACAACGAATTCAATTGCATGAATTTAATAATTTGACAAAATCTTTGAGTTTCAATATGTACGATGTTTGTTACACGAAAACAAAAGAAGAGCGCAAACGCTATATGAAATACATCGATAAACACTATAGCGCAGACCGGCTGACCAAGATACTAAAAGACGTCGCTGAAATGATCGGGGCGCATGTACTGAACATCGCAAAACAGGACTACGAGCCACAAGGAGCCAGTGTCACCATGCTGGTATCTGAGGGGCCAGTTGATGGTGCTCCTGAATCTGCATTTGAAGAAAGCCCGGGACCGATACCACAAACGACATTGATGCACCTTGATAAAAGTCATATCACTGTTCATACGTATCCTGAATACAATCCAGTTGAAGATATCAGCACATTCAGAGCTGATATCGATGTATCGACCTGTGGAGAAATATCACCTTTGAAAGCCTTGAATTACCTGATCCATTCGTTCGACACAGATGTCATGACGATGGATTACCGGGTGCGTGGCTTTACCCGGGATGTAAATGGAGTGAAATATTTCATTGATCATGATATCAATTCCATTCAAAATTATATTCCTAAAGAAATTAAAGATCAATTTCATATGTTTGATGTCAACATTTATCAGGAAAACATCTTTCATACGAAATGTAAGTTAAAGGAGTTCGAGATCGATAACTACTTGTTTGGCTATGAAGAGAGTGATTTAACAAAAGTTCAACAAAAATTGATTACTCAGAAAATCCAACACGAAATGAATGAAATTTATTATGGGAAAAATATGATTCGGGAAACGTAA
- a CDS encoding Cof-type HAD-IIB family hydrolase, translating into MTNDIQLVALDIDGTLIKEDMTIHPEHHEAIQKLTQNGIAVVLSTGRSLPSCKRYAEELNLKDLIITGNGSEVWRLPDRVLHRVPLNPDRVETMWALRKKYDTFHWAATTEAMWKSEMPDRIHNHTWLKFGFDTKDDFAREAIVKTLSEFDDLEITNSSLTNIEVNAKGVNKANALKIVSEKLGIPLSNMMAMGDSLNDVSMIEACGTGVAMGNAQEVTKKAADYITLTNEEAGIAHALRHFKLI; encoded by the coding sequence ATGACAAATGACATTCAGCTTGTAGCACTTGATATTGACGGAACATTGATCAAAGAAGATATGACCATTCACCCTGAGCATCATGAAGCCATTCAAAAGCTCACACAAAATGGCATTGCAGTTGTGCTGAGCACAGGAAGGTCGCTGCCTTCCTGCAAACGCTATGCAGAGGAGTTGAATCTGAAGGATTTGATAATCACCGGAAATGGCAGTGAGGTATGGCGATTGCCGGATCGGGTCCTTCATCGTGTACCATTAAACCCAGACAGAGTGGAAACCATGTGGGCTTTACGAAAAAAATACGATACCTTTCATTGGGCAGCAACGACGGAAGCCATGTGGAAATCTGAGATGCCCGACAGGATCCATAATCATACCTGGTTAAAATTCGGTTTTGATACGAAAGATGACTTCGCGCGCGAAGCAATCGTGAAAACATTGAGTGAGTTTGATGATCTTGAAATCACCAATTCCAGCTTAACGAATATTGAGGTGAATGCAAAAGGTGTTAATAAAGCGAATGCTCTGAAGATTGTCAGTGAAAAACTAGGCATCCCTTTATCCAACATGATGGCAATGGGAGACAGTCTGAATGATGTGTCTATGATTGAAGCATGTGGCACTGGTGTTGCTATGGGAAACGCTCAGGAAGTGACAAAGAAAGCAGCTGATTATATCACGTTAACTAATGAAGAAGCCGGAATTGCTCATGCTTTAAGACATTTCAAGCTGATCTGA
- a CDS encoding DUF2203 domain-containing protein, translated as MTEKKYFTLEEANQLIPVLEKEMDALRNLNHEFQTKVNQLNKSGSAKSAQSNLDDQSQEVFIAESKLEFIEIQARLHVQNIEQHGCLLKDVEVGLVDFPALIDGEEILLCWKYGEKEIAHYHGADDGYKGRKPLE; from the coding sequence ATGACTGAAAAGAAATATTTTACGTTAGAAGAAGCGAATCAACTCATTCCTGTTCTCGAAAAGGAAATGGATGCATTACGAAATTTAAATCATGAATTTCAGACAAAAGTAAATCAATTAAATAAATCAGGATCAGCCAAATCTGCACAATCAAATCTGGATGATCAGTCCCAGGAAGTTTTCATTGCTGAATCAAAACTTGAATTCATTGAAATTCAAGCTCGACTGCATGTTCAAAATATTGAACAGCACGGCTGTCTGCTAAAAGATGTTGAGGTTGGACTTGTTGATTTTCCGGCACTGATAGACGGAGAAGAAATTCTATTATGTTGGAAATATGGCGAGAAAGAAATTGCTCATTATCATGGCGCCGACGATGGCTACAAGGGGAGAAAACCACTGGAGTAA
- the parC gene encoding DNA topoisomerase IV subunit A: MEQKERYLDLPLEDVLGDRFGRYSKYIIQDRALPDARDGLKPVQRRILYAMHMDKNTNDKPFRKSAKTVGNVIGNYHPHGDSSVYEAMIRQSQDWKMRHQLVQMHGNNGSVDGDPPAAMRYTEARLSKIASEMLKDIEKSTVDFMPNFDDSIEEPVVLPGSYPNLLVNGSTGISSGYATDIPPHHLGEVIDAAIHQMDHPDCEVKDLLRFIQGPDFPTGGVIQGAEGLQRAYETGKGKVVLRGKAEVQSIRGNKEQIVITEIPYEINKANLVKKMDELRIDKKVDGIAEVRDDTDRTGMSIVIELKKDADSLGILHFLYKNTDLQVSYHFNMVAIHNKTPKLMGLKQMLQAYITHQKEVMTRRTNFDLNKAKDRAHIVEGLIKAISILDEVIATIRASNDKKDAKSRLESAYQFTEAQSEAIVNLQLYRLTNTDITTLEKEAKELRDLIQKLELILSDEKNLLKEIKKELRYIKKTYHNERKTVIEDEVEDLKINLEVVVPSEDVRVSITKDGYVKRSSVRSYTASNGEVPTMKETDRLTHNLEINTTDTILIFTRSGSYLLLPVHELPETKWKDTGQHVANLVAMDQDDPIVNVIPIQEFREDRWLLFATKAGMIKRTTLKEYYAQRRSKALTALKLKPQDELLNVYLTTGEEEVFLASKKGYGLWFDEEEVSVTGQRTAGVKGMNLKPGDEMVSMSLFPKDAKPDLMLVTQRGAVKRMSLKSFEKASRAKRGLIMLKELKKSPHEVVKLLSIVGNDILWLESTSLTTYELNPKSFRLSDRYTNGSFIFDAQSEGEVQDVWLVKKESGNTHEA, translated from the coding sequence TTGGAACAAAAGGAACGCTATCTGGATCTCCCTTTGGAAGATGTACTGGGAGACAGATTTGGGCGATACAGTAAATATATTATACAGGATCGAGCGCTTCCCGATGCACGTGATGGCCTTAAACCGGTACAAAGGCGGATCTTGTATGCCATGCATATGGATAAAAACACAAACGACAAACCCTTCCGTAAGTCGGCTAAAACCGTAGGTAATGTTATCGGTAATTATCATCCTCATGGTGATTCTTCCGTATACGAAGCAATGATCCGGCAAAGTCAGGACTGGAAGATGAGGCACCAACTTGTACAAATGCATGGGAATAATGGTTCTGTGGATGGTGACCCTCCAGCTGCGATGCGATATACAGAGGCGCGCCTTTCTAAAATCGCTTCTGAAATGCTCAAAGATATAGAAAAGAGCACTGTGGATTTCATGCCGAATTTCGATGATTCAATCGAAGAGCCGGTTGTGCTGCCTGGCAGTTATCCGAATCTCCTGGTAAACGGCTCTACGGGGATCTCAAGTGGGTATGCTACTGATATTCCACCGCACCACCTGGGAGAAGTCATTGATGCAGCCATTCATCAAATGGATCACCCTGATTGCGAAGTGAAAGACTTGCTGCGCTTTATTCAGGGTCCGGATTTTCCAACCGGTGGTGTTATTCAGGGCGCTGAGGGTCTTCAAAGGGCATACGAGACCGGAAAAGGAAAAGTTGTACTTCGAGGAAAAGCGGAAGTACAATCGATTCGCGGGAATAAAGAACAGATTGTAATTACTGAAATACCATACGAAATTAACAAAGCAAATCTTGTGAAAAAAATGGATGAACTGCGTATTGACAAAAAAGTTGATGGCATTGCTGAAGTTCGCGATGATACAGACCGCACTGGAATGAGTATCGTCATTGAACTGAAGAAAGATGCAGATTCACTTGGCATCCTGCACTTCTTGTATAAGAATACAGATCTTCAAGTGTCCTATCATTTCAATATGGTGGCCATTCATAATAAAACACCAAAACTGATGGGTTTGAAACAAATGCTGCAAGCCTATATAACTCATCAGAAAGAAGTGATGACAAGACGGACCAATTTTGATTTGAACAAAGCCAAGGACCGGGCACATATTGTTGAGGGTTTAATTAAGGCGATTTCGATACTCGATGAAGTCATTGCTACGATCCGTGCTTCAAATGATAAAAAAGATGCAAAGAGTCGCCTTGAATCTGCTTATCAATTTACAGAAGCGCAGTCAGAAGCGATCGTTAATTTACAATTATACCGATTAACAAATACAGATATCACAACCTTGGAAAAGGAAGCGAAGGAACTGCGCGATTTGATACAAAAACTGGAATTGATTCTGTCTGATGAAAAAAATCTTCTGAAAGAAATAAAAAAAGAACTGCGATACATTAAAAAAACCTATCATAACGAAAGAAAAACCGTGATAGAAGACGAAGTAGAAGATCTTAAGATCAATCTTGAGGTTGTCGTTCCATCGGAAGATGTTCGGGTATCCATCACGAAAGATGGCTATGTGAAACGTTCGAGTGTTCGATCATACACTGCATCGAATGGTGAAGTGCCTACGATGAAAGAGACGGATCGCCTGACTCATAATCTCGAGATCAATACAACCGATACCATTTTAATATTCACACGAAGCGGTTCGTATCTGCTTCTTCCAGTTCATGAACTCCCTGAAACGAAGTGGAAAGACACGGGACAGCATGTGGCTAACCTCGTAGCAATGGATCAGGATGATCCGATCGTCAATGTAATCCCTATTCAGGAATTCAGGGAAGACAGATGGCTATTGTTTGCTACGAAAGCCGGGATGATCAAACGTACTACACTAAAGGAATACTATGCCCAACGCCGCTCAAAAGCATTAACTGCTCTAAAACTGAAACCTCAGGATGAACTGTTAAATGTTTACTTAACAACGGGGGAAGAGGAGGTGTTCCTTGCCTCTAAAAAAGGTTATGGATTGTGGTTTGATGAAGAGGAAGTCAGTGTAACTGGTCAGCGTACAGCAGGCGTAAAAGGTATGAATTTGAAACCTGGAGATGAAATGGTATCGATGAGTTTATTTCCAAAGGACGCCAAACCAGATCTCATGTTAGTTACACAAAGAGGCGCTGTTAAACGGATGTCATTGAAATCATTTGAAAAAGCAAGTCGTGCAAAACGCGGATTGATTATGTTGAAAGAATTAAAAAAATCGCCGCATGAAGTAGTCAAACTTCTGAGTATCGTGGGGAATGATATACTATGGCTTGAATCAACATCACTGACGACGTATGAATTAAACCCGAAATCATTCAGATTGAGTGACCGGTATACGAATGGATCATTTATATTTGATGCACAATCTGAAGGTGAAGTTCAGGATGTATGGTTGGTGAAGAAAGAGTCTGGCAACACACACGAAGCATAG